The nucleotide window GCGAATGAGTTGGACTTCCTTCTGCGGCGTCAGGAATGTGTAGATCACCGCGAAAACGCCGTAAGCGGCAAGACCAACGGCGAAATAGCCGAGGAAGGCAGGCAGACCCGCCACGTAATCGAGCATTGAAAAAGTCCTCCGTTGAAAATTGACAGGGTCTATCAGACGCGGCGAACATCGGCCGGAGCGAGTCCGTAGCCGATCAGAAATTCCACCGAGCTGCCTGCCTGGCTCTGTCCGAGATCGAGGTCGCGCTCGACATTGATCAAAAGCATTTCGCGCGTCGAGCCAAGCGGGCGATAATACAGCATGCAGGTCTGGTGAATGGAGCGCTGCGCCTCACCGTCGTCGACCTTCTCGACAAACTCCGCCAATGGGGTGCGCTCCGGGCCTTCGCCCCAGAAGCGGCTATAGAGGATGCCATCGGCATCGTAGCTTGGCTGACCGATCAGGCCGTCCGGCCCGGTCCAGCGGTTCCATTCGCCCTGCCCGGCAGGCACGACGCTGTCCCAGGGCTGATAAAAGCTGATGTCGTCGACATCACCCGGCTGGCCCGACGTCGACATCACCTGAATCATCCGATGGTCTTCATCGTAGTAGCGCGACAGAACCGTCGCGGCATCGAGCGAAACCTCACCGTAGGCGGCAATGATGAACGGGCCGCTCCGTGGGAGCGGCATGGCCGGCTGGCCGGCCAAAGCCTCGGCTTCGAGGGAGAGGAAATCGATGTCCAACGCCCCGCCGATGGCGGCGCTCAACGGGCCAAGTTCTTTGGGTAAGGGCCTTTCGTTCTTGTCTCTGCCGAACCAGCCGATCATGATACGTCTCCCATTCGAGCCCAAGCGATGGCAGCGGGATCTAGCCGCATTCCGCTGATGTAGTAAAGGGTCTCGCCGCCCCGCATCAGCGTCTCGTCCTGGCAGTTGAGGTCGGTCATGCCCTGGCTCAGCATGCCCACCAGCGTCACATTATGCTGACGCTTGAGCCTTAAAAACACGTCCCCATAGAGTAGCGGCGTTTGCAAAGGCGGTACCGGCAGCGAAAACGCCGTGTCGGTGGAAGCGGCCGACAGCAGCCGTGCGGCGATTTCCGAAGAGCCCGGATCACGAGCGGAACGCGACAGCAGCTCCTCGGCGAGCGATCCCACCGCCTCGACGCGCGGCCGGCGTTGTTTGACCATCTGTGCCGTGCGGTCGTCGGCGAAATAGGCCACGATATGGGCATTGGGCGCATGGTCTTCAGCAATCAGCACGGCGGCCAGCGTCTCGTCGTCATTTGCACCGCGCGCGATGATCGCGCGCGCCTGTGCCACTCCGGCCCGCACCAGAGCATCGGCATCGGCAAGCCGCTCGGTTCTGATATAGTCGGCGTAATTGCTGGCGGGATTTTCCGGCAGGTCCTTGGCAACCAGAACACTCATCGGCTCGTTGGCCTGCCGTTCGGCATGCAGCAGCCGGAGCGTCTGGTATGTCTGCCCCTCTTGCCAGCCGAGGACGATGATATGGCCGGCGCGTTCGCTGTAATCACCCAATCCGCGCATGCGGTTTCTCCAGATCGTACCGATATTTGTCAACAACTTACCAAGAACAGCGGTGAAGATGGCAATGCCGCCGGGAAGAACGAACAGGACGGCAATGATTCGGCCGAGCCCCGATTTTGGAGAAAGATCGCCATAGCCGACAGTCGTTGCCGTCACCATATAGTAGTAAAGAAAGTCGACCGGATTGCCGACGAGATCGCCTTCGCCGGCCAGCATGAAGAGCAGGTAAGAAGCGACCAGGTGGATCACGAGGATAACAAAAAGCGCTGACCAGGCCAATTCGCTGAGCGAGAGATATACACGCCGCATCAATGAAGCGATAAATGGCAAGCGATTCGCCCCCGTTCCCAACGCGTACCCTAGCGAAATTTATTTAGCGCACCAGATCTTTAAGTTGCAAACCGATTACCCAAATATTTTGACGTTCCAACCGATGGAGGACTTTTTGGAGACCTGGAACCTCACCACTTTAACGCGCCTGTTCGCCGCCGATCCCGACGCACTGGGCGATGTGGATGTAGCCGTACCCGAACAGGGCGACGTCATATGCGTGACTCTTAAGGAAAAAGGCGATCTCGACGTCTTCGTCGCGGTAAGCGGGGAGCGCGACATCCTTGTCAGCGCTGTTCTGGTGCCTTGCAAGGACGTGTCCAATCGAGAAGCCTTCGAACGTATGGTGCTGAAGACCCATAAGTTCGTGCCGCTCTCCAGCTTCGGCATCACCACGATCGACGGTGAGGAATGGTATGAATTGTTCGGCTCGCTGTCAGCACGCTCGCCGGCCGAGACGGTGGTCGAGGAAGTCGCGATTCTGGCTGCCAATGCCGTCGATGCGGCACATATGATTGAAGAATGGAAAAGCGGGGAGATTGCAGCGTGAGCACCTGGGGAAAGATTTTCACCGCCATTCGCGGCGGCATCAACGAGGCAGCGGAAGCGGCCGCCGACAGCCAGTCCATGCGCATTCTTGACCAGGAAATCCGCGACGCTGAGCAGTCGCTGCGCAGTGCGCGATCCGATCTGGCCGGCATCATGGCGTCCAACAAGAGCGTCATGCGCCGACTTGAAGAAAACCGCGCAAAGGAGACCAAGGATACCGACAGCGCTCGTGCAGCGATCTCCGCGGGCCGCACGGATCTGGCTCAGGGTCTCGCTCAGCGCATTGCCCGTACCCGTGCCGAAGTGCAGCGCGACCAGGAAGAGCTTGACCGGCTGCTGCCCCGCCAGCAGCAGATGCTGCGCACGATCCAGGAGACCGAAGCGCGCATTGCTCAGATGAAGCGTGAGGTGGAGAATGTCAAAGCCAACGAGTCGCTGCTGCGCGCTCAGTCGGCGATCGCCCATAGCCAGTCGGGCATCAATACCCGTCTCGGTAGCGCCGTCGAAAGTCTCGAACGTATCAAGAAGCGCCAGGAAGTCACTGCCGGCCGCATCGAAGCCGGTGCTGAACTGGCGGCGCTGGAAAACGGCAGCGACCTCGATCGTCAACTGCGCGAGGCCGGCATTGGCAGTTCGAGCCATTCGGCCGACGACATTCTTGCACAATTGATGGCACCGAAACATTCGGTCGAGCCCATCTTGCTGCCCGCGCCGACTGGCAACAAGGACTGACAATCCCCGGGAAGGGCAGCCCTGCCTGCCCTTCCCGGCACGCCTGCGGATTGGAGCGCCTGCGCGCTTGTTGACGAGCAGCTGGAAGAGAGGTTCATCGTCGCTATCTGCGGCTGGATGCCTTTGTCAAACGGATTCCCGTACCATTTGGCGAGTCCCTGCATGATCCAGGCGCATCCCGGTCTGCAACCGAACGCCTCAATGTCACGACGATGCCGGCCGGTATAAGCGAGAGCATGTCGTCGTTTCTTAACTGACGCCGAGGAACTGCTTCAGTTCTGCAGTCTGCGGATTGGCAAAGACTTCCTCCGGCCGGCCTGCTTCGTGGACTCGGCCCTGGTGCATGAAGACGACGCGGTTGCAGACGTCGCGGGCGAACTTCATCTCGTGGGTTACCATCAGGAGCGTCATTCCCTCGGCGGCAAGTTCGCGCACGACGGCCAGAACTTCGGCGACCAGTTCCGGATCGAGCGCGGAGGTAATCTCGTCGCAGAGAAGTGCGGTCGGCTGCATGGCGAGCGCGCGGGCGATGGCGACGCGCTGCTGCTGGCCGCCCGAGAGCTCGTCGGGATAGGCGTCGAACCTGTGGCCCAGCCCCACCCGCTCCAGCATCTTGCGGGCGGTGGCCTCGGCTTCGGCCTTCGGGGTCTTCTTGACCACGGTCTGCGACAGCATGACGTTGCCGCCGACGCTCAGGTGCGGGAAGAGGTTGAACTGCTGGAAGATCATGCCGACCTTGAGGCGCAGTGCCTTCAGATGCACTTCGTCATCGAGTAGCTGCGCGCCGGCCACGGAGATGGAGCCGTCGGTGATGGTTTCCAGGCCGTTGATGCAGCGAAGCAGGGTCGATTTGCCCGAACCGCTCTTGCCGATAATGGCGATGACCTCGCCGGCCTCCACATCGAGATTGATGCCTTTCAGCACTTCGGTGGTGCCAAAGCTCTTGCGGACTTCAGTGATTTCGATGAGCGACATTGAGCTTCCTTTCCAGGATCTGGCTGCTTTTTGACAAAGGCCAGCAAAGGGCGAAGTAGATGAGAGCGACGAGCCCGTAGACGGTGAAGGGCTGGAAGGTGGCATTGGTGACCACCGTGCCGGCTTTCGACAATTCGACGAAACCGATGATCGAGGTCAGCGCCGTTCCCTTGACGATTTGCACGGAGAAACCGACCGTCGGCGGTATGGCGACCCTCAGCGCCTGCGGCAGGATGACATAACGCATCTGCTGCAGCCGACCCATGCCGAGGCTGGCCGAGGCTTCCCATTGACCCCGCGCGACCGCCTCGACGCAGCCTCGCCAGATTTCGGCGAGAAAGGCGGCACTCCACAGGGTGAGGGCCAATCCCGCAGCAAGCCAGGCCGGCACGTCTATCCCGAAGAGGCCGAGGCCGAAAAATGCGATGAAGAGCTGCATCAGCAGCGGCGTGCCCTGGAAGAGCTCGATATAATATTTCGCGACTGTCCTGAATGCCTTGCGCTTGCTGATACGCAGGAAGAGCAACCCCAGCCCGACCACGCCGCCGCCGATGAATGAGACCAGCGAAAGAAGGATCGTCCAGCGCGTGGCGAGCAGGAGGTTGCGCAGAATGTCCCAGAATGTGAACTCGATCATTTCGCCGCCCTCCTCGGGAAAATGAACCCGCCGACCACCGCCAGCACCTGCCGGAGCAGGATCGCCAGGGTGAGATAGATGGCTGTCGAGACGATGTAGGCCTCGAAGGCGCGGAAGGTTCGCGATTGTATGAAGTTCGCGGCAAAGGTCAGATCCTCGGCGGCGATCTGCGACGCGACCGATGAGCCGAGCATGACGATCACCACTTGCGACGACAGCGCCGGCCAGATGCGCTGCAGTGACGGCACGAGAACGACATGCCGGAAGGTTTCGAAGCGCGTCATGGCAAGGCTCTCGCCTGCCTCGAACTGGCCCTTCGGGGTTGCCTGGATGCCGGCGCGGATAATTTCGCAGCTATAGGCGCCGAGATTGACGACCATCGCAAGGTTGGCGGCCGTCAGTTCGGAAAGCTTGAAACCGAGCGACGGCAGACCGAAGAAAATGAAAAAGAGCTGAATCAGGAACGGCGTGTTGCGGATCAATTCGACATAGGTCGCAATGATTGGCTTCAGCCAGGCCGGGCCGAGTGCGCGCACCCAGGCGCAGAAGATGCCGAGCGAAATGCCGAGCACTCCGCCGATCGCGATAAGCTCCAGGGTGATCAGTATGCCCTTGATGATCTCGGGATAATATTCAACCAGCCAGCCAAATTCGAAGTGATAGCTCAAGGAATTGTCCCCTCTTGCGGTGACGGATCGTCATGTCATCCCGCGCGCAGGCGCGGGATGACATCCGTAGGACCGGGTCCTTACAGATCCGACGGAAGATCGGCGCCGAGCCACTTCTGCGATATGGCGTTGAGCGATCCATCGGTTTTTGCGGCGGCGATAATGCCGTTCACCTTCTCCAGAAGAGCCGCCTGTTCCTTGTTGAGGCCGATGTAGCAGGGCGAGTTCTTGATGAGGAACTTCATCTCAGGGCGCTTGGGGGGATTTTTGGCCAGGATTGCAGCGGCCACGACGTTGCCGGTCGCGATGGTGTCGACCTGGCCGGAGAGGAAGGCCGAGATGGTGCCGTTATTGTCCTCGTAGCGCTTGATCGTCGCGTCGGCCGGCGCGATCTTCGTCAGTTCGAGGTCCTCCACGGCGCCGCGCGTGACGCCGATGCTCTTGCCCGCGAGGTCTTCCACCTTGGCGATCGAAACATCGGCCGGTGCGAACACACCATTGAAGAAGGGCGCATAGGCCGTGGTGAAGTCGATCACCTTTTCGCGCTCCGCATTCTTGCCGAGGCTGGAAATGACCAGATCGACCTTATTCGTCTGCAGATAAGGAACGCGGTTGGCGCTGGTGACCGGCACGAGTTCGGTCTTGACGCCCAGCTTTTCGGCAATGAGATTGGCCACATCGATATCGTAGCCCATCGGCGCCATATCGGTACCGACGCTACCGAAGGGCGGAAAATCCTGCGGGACGGCGACACGCAGCGTACCGCGCGCCGTGATGTCGGCGAGAGCATCGGCGTAAGACGCGGAGCCGAAGCCGAAGGTTGCAGCCAGGGTCGCGATTGCGAAGAAGACTCGTCTTGTCAGCATGTTTTAATTGCTCCTTTGAAGTTGTGGCTTTTTGGGTCTGACAGTTGGGCCGGAGGACACGGCCTTGGGAGGGAGTGACAGCGAACTGCGCAGTTCCGAGAGCGGATCCGGGCGTGTGGTCAGGTCGAGGCCCATTTCCACTTCGTCCAGATGTTCGATAGAGAGCTCGGCAGCTCTGACGAAATCACCCGCTTGCATGGCCTCGAAGATGCGGCAATGCCCGTCATGAGACTGTGCTGCATGAAATTCAGACTGATAGAGCATCGAAATGAGGATCGTCCTCGCGGTGAGATCGCGGAGGATATCGACGATGATGGCGTTGCCGCTCAATTCTGCGATGCGGATGTGAAAATCGCCCATCAAATAGATCAGGTGCTGGCGGTCGCCCGCAGCCATTGCGCTTTTTTCCTTGTTCAAATGCGCGTCGAGCGCTTCGCGTCCCTCGCCTGTCAGCACGCGCATGCTGCGCAGCAATCCGGACTCGATGACGCGCCGTGCCTCATAGACCGCGATCGCCTCTTCAGCAGACGGCTCGACAACAAACCAGCCTCGTCTCGGACTGACATGCACGATACCGCGTGTTTCCAAGCGCATCATGGCTTCACGGACGCGGGTTCGAGACACGCTGAAGAGCGTTGCCAGCTGGTTTTCGCTGAGACGCGTCCCAGGCCGAATTTTGGCTGAAAGAATCCCAGAGACGATCGTCTCCTCGATGGTTTTCTGCGTGCTCTCAGATGTGTGGCTATCTTGCATACAAGACAGGAAAGCAAAGCTCGTGCCAAAATCCTGCGTTCAGGATTTCCAAGATGTCTCGGATCCCTCCCCCTGGAATTTGCACGCTGGGAATGCAGACTGAGCGTAAATTGAGCGCGTGCCTGCAACGCCTTGCAAACGCAGACCAGCGTCGAACCACTCACGTGGCGGCTTGTTCTTACTGGCCGAACGACCTTATGCGGTCGAAGCCGCCCAGGGATTGATCACTTCAACACCTGCAGCGTCGAAAGCACTTGTATCGCGCGTGGCTACGGCGAACCCTTTTGATGCCGCGATGGCGGCGATATAGCCGTCCGGAGTGGGAAATCCTCTGCCAGCGGCTCGGGCCTTGACCGCGAGATCGGCATAGCGCCGTGCCGCTGTGATGTCGAAAGCCAAAATACGGCTTTCGAAGAGTTCCATCAGACCGTCCAACGCGTCGCAGAGCCTTTCCTTGCGTTTGCCAGCCGGGAGGGCGCCGATTCCAAACATCAGTTCGGCGATCGTGACGCTAGAAGGAAGAGGGTTTCGGCTGCCTGCTCATCGAGCCAGAATTTCACGGCTTCGTCGGGCGCTGGTTTCATCGCCTCGGAAACGACGTTCGTATCGAGGATAATCATTCAAAGCTCATCGGCTTTGCAGGCAATGTGTCGCGAGCTTGGTCCAGAACGGCAAAGTCCTCATTCGTCAACGCGAGGCGACGGCTCCGTTCGGCGAGCGCGCTGCCAAGACGCAGGCGTGTTTCCGGACGGACGGCAGCCTCGAGGATTTCGCGCATTTCCGCTTCGGCGCTACGCCCGTGATGAGCCGCACGCACCTTGAGAGCACGGTGCGTCGCGTCGGAGAGGTTTCTGATTGTGACTGCGGGCATGATGGCAACCTGTGGGACATGATAGCGATGCTAGCAATATAATGGATTGCCATCACATTCGATGTGCGCTTGCCATGCGATCGTAAGCCAACCAGTCGTTAGGGGAGTTGCGCCACCGTAACGTGTGATCGGCATGGATTCTCTTTCGTCTAGTTGAAACTCGAGGTCTTGAGGAATTCCGCCAGCCGTTCGGTCTTTGGATGCACGAACATGTCCTTCGGATCGCCCTCCTCGCAGATGACGCCCTGGTTCATAAAGATGACGCGTGACGAAACGTCGTAGGCAAAGCGCATCTCGTGCGTGACGAGCAGCATGGTCATGCCGTCGGCGGCAAGCCCCTTGATGACCTGAAGCACTTCGCCCACCAGTTCCGGGTCGAGCGCGGAAGTCACTTCGTCGAACAGCATCAGCCTCGGCGACATGGCGATGGCGCGGGCGATCGCGACGCGCTGCTGCTGACCGCCGGAAAGCTGTCCGGGATAATGGTTCGAGCGGGCGGAAAGGCCGACACGATCGAGCCATTTTTCCGCGATGGCGCGGGCATCCGGCTTGGCCATTTTCTTCACCTTGACGAGGCCGAGCATGACGTTTTCAGCGGCACTCATATGCGGAAAAAGATTGAACTGCTGAAACGCCATGCCGGTCAGCGCGCGCTGGCGCGCAATCTCTTTCTCGCTCTTGCGGCGGCGCGTCGCGCCTTCGGCGCGGTAGCCGATCTCCTCGCCGTCGAGGCTGATCGTGCCGCCCTGGAATTCCTCGAGCATGTTGATGCAACGCAGCAAGGTGGTCTTTCCGGAGCCGGACGAGCCGATGATGGAAATAACTTCGCCTTCCTGCACGGCGCAATCGACGCCCTTGAGGACTTCGTGGATGCCGTAAGTCTTGCGCAGACCCTGGATGTCGAGAATGGTCTTGGCCATCGGGGGTGTCTCCTCAGGACGGCAGGGCGGTCTTGCGCTCGACATATTTGCCGAAGTGCTCGATGCCGTAGTTGATGATGAAATAGAGACCACCGGCCAGGAAGTAGAACTGGAGGCTCATGAAATTGCGGGAGATGATCTCCTGCGTGCGCAGGAGAAGCTCGGCGACGCCGATGACGGAGAGCAGCGTCGAGGCCTTCACCATCTCGGCCGCCGTATTCACCCAGGCCGGCAGGCACTGGCGCATGGCCTGCGGCCACAGCACCGAGGTGAAAGTCTGGGTAAAGGTCAGGCCGATCGCCTTGGCCGCTTCGGTCTGGCCCTTCGGGATCGCCTGAAGCGCCCCGCGCACGATTTCGCCGACATGGGAGGAGCAGAAGATGGCAAGGGCAAGCACCCCGGCCGAGAACGGTCCGAGATCGAGGCCGACGGCGGCGGAGACGTAGTAGCTCGCCAGCACCAGCACGAGCACCGGCGTGCCACGGATGATATCCGTATAGGCGCGCACGGCCAGACGCAAAACAACGCCGCCATAGACGAGCGCCAAACCGACGAAAACGCCAAGTATGGAACCCGCGAGGATGGCCAGCAGGGAGATCGACACGGTCACGCCGATGCCGTTCATGATGACGTATCGAGCGATCCAGAGTTGTTCGAGAAAAGTGTGGGACATCAGGGCTTATCTCGGCAGGGCCAGACGGCGCTCGACGAAGCGCATCACGGCGGCGATGAGGAAACAGGTCGCGACATAGAGCGCGGATGTGACCATCCAGGTCTCTATGACGCGGAAGCTCTCGACATTGATCTTGCGGGCGGCAAACGTCAGCTCGGGCACGGCGATAGCGGCGGCGAGCGAGGTGTCCTTGAAGAGTGAGATGATCGTCGAGGACAGCGATGGCAGCACGTTGCGCAGCATCAGTGGAGCGATGATGGAGCTGCGGATCTGCATCCCTGTCAGGCCGATGGCAAGCCCCGCTTCCGTCAACCCTCTTGGAATGGACAGCAGCCCGGCGCGGAACACTTCGGCCAGATAGGCGCCGGAATAAAGCGACAGAACCAGGACGAAGCTTTTTATCTTGTCGAGGCGCAAACCCATTTGCGGCAGCGCGAAAAAGACGAAAAGCACCAGGACGAGAATCGGCAGGTTGCGAATGACAGTGACATAGATCCGTGCCGGCACGACCGCAAAGCGGCTTTTGGACGTCAGCGCGAAGGCCACCACAAGGCCGATCGCGGCCCCGATCAGGATTGAGATCACCGCAAGGCCGAGGCTGAGCGCGAGCCCGCTCAAAAGAAAATCGAAATTGCGCCAGACGGCAGCGAAATTCAACGTGTAACCCATACGGGCCGCCCTTTCAGACCAGAGCATGATGCCGAAAAGTCTGAGCGGTTTTCGGACAACGTCATGCTCTCACTTTTTAAATGCGGAGCGGGAAACATGTCCCGCTCCGCATGGCTGCTACTTGAACTCGACCGGGAAGCCGATCTGCGGCGGCGTCAGATCTTTGCCGAACCAAGTCTTGAACGACTTGGCGTAAAAGTCGAATTCGACGCCGGTCATGGCTTCGTGCAGGGCGGTGTTGACGAAGTTCAGCCAATCCTGGTCGCCGCGCTTGACGGC belongs to Rhizobium indicum and includes:
- a CDS encoding amino acid ABC transporter ATP-binding protein — its product is MAKTILDIQGLRKTYGIHEVLKGVDCAVQEGEVISIIGSSGSGKTTLLRCINMLEEFQGGTISLDGEEIGYRAEGATRRRKSEKEIARQRALTGMAFQQFNLFPHMSAAENVMLGLVKVKKMAKPDARAIAEKWLDRVGLSARSNHYPGQLSGGQQQRVAIARAIAMSPRLMLFDEVTSALDPELVGEVLQVIKGLAADGMTMLLVTHEMRFAYDVSSRVIFMNQGVICEEGDPKDMFVHPKTERLAEFLKTSSFN
- a CDS encoding FitA-like ribbon-helix-helix domain-containing protein, with protein sequence MPAVTIRNLSDATHRALKVRAAHHGRSAEAEMREILEAAVRPETRLRLGSALAERSRRLALTNEDFAVLDQARDTLPAKPMSFE
- a CDS encoding amino acid ABC transporter permease; the encoded protein is MGYTLNFAAVWRNFDFLLSGLALSLGLAVISILIGAAIGLVVAFALTSKSRFAVVPARIYVTVIRNLPILVLVLFVFFALPQMGLRLDKIKSFVLVLSLYSGAYLAEVFRAGLLSIPRGLTEAGLAIGLTGMQIRSSIIAPLMLRNVLPSLSSTIISLFKDTSLAAAIAVPELTFAARKINVESFRVIETWMVTSALYVATCFLIAAVMRFVERRLALPR
- a CDS encoding transporter substrate-binding domain-containing protein, with translation MLTRRVFFAIATLAATFGFGSASYADALADITARGTLRVAVPQDFPPFGSVGTDMAPMGYDIDVANLIAEKLGVKTELVPVTSANRVPYLQTNKVDLVISSLGKNAEREKVIDFTTAYAPFFNGVFAPADVSIAKVEDLAGKSIGVTRGAVEDLELTKIAPADATIKRYEDNNGTISAFLSGQVDTIATGNVVAAAILAKNPPKRPEMKFLIKNSPCYIGLNKEQAALLEKVNGIIAAAKTDGSLNAISQKWLGADLPSDL
- a CDS encoding amino acid ABC transporter permease — protein: MSYHFEFGWLVEYYPEIIKGILITLELIAIGGVLGISLGIFCAWVRALGPAWLKPIIATYVELIRNTPFLIQLFFIFFGLPSLGFKLSELTAANLAMVVNLGAYSCEIIRAGIQATPKGQFEAGESLAMTRFETFRHVVLVPSLQRIWPALSSQVVIVMLGSSVASQIAAEDLTFAANFIQSRTFRAFEAYIVSTAIYLTLAILLRQVLAVVGGFIFPRRAAK
- a CDS encoding amino acid ABC transporter ATP-binding protein — translated: MSLIEITEVRKSFGTTEVLKGINLDVEAGEVIAIIGKSGSGKSTLLRCINGLETITDGSISVAGAQLLDDEVHLKALRLKVGMIFQQFNLFPHLSVGGNVMLSQTVVKKTPKAEAEATARKMLERVGLGHRFDAYPDELSGGQQQRVAIARALAMQPTALLCDEITSALDPELVAEVLAVVRELAAEGMTLLMVTHEMKFARDVCNRVVFMHQGRVHEAGRPEEVFANPQTAELKQFLGVS
- a CDS encoding amino acid ABC transporter permease, giving the protein MSHTFLEQLWIARYVIMNGIGVTVSISLLAILAGSILGVFVGLALVYGGVVLRLAVRAYTDIIRGTPVLVLVLASYYVSAAVGLDLGPFSAGVLALAIFCSSHVGEIVRGALQAIPKGQTEAAKAIGLTFTQTFTSVLWPQAMRQCLPAWVNTAAEMVKASTLLSVIGVAELLLRTQEIISRNFMSLQFYFLAGGLYFIINYGIEHFGKYVERKTALPS
- a CDS encoding ion channel, producing the protein MPFIASLMRRVYLSLSELAWSALFVILVIHLVASYLLFMLAGEGDLVGNPVDFLYYYMVTATTVGYGDLSPKSGLGRIIAVLFVLPGGIAIFTAVLGKLLTNIGTIWRNRMRGLGDYSERAGHIIVLGWQEGQTYQTLRLLHAERQANEPMSVLVAKDLPENPASNYADYIRTERLADADALVRAGVAQARAIIARGANDDETLAAVLIAEDHAPNAHIVAYFADDRTAQMVKQRRPRVEAVGSLAEELLSRSARDPGSSEIAARLLSAASTDTAFSLPVPPLQTPLLYGDVFLRLKRQHNVTLVGMLSQGMTDLNCQDETLMRGGETLYYISGMRLDPAAIAWARMGDVS
- a CDS encoding amino acid ABC transporter permease, giving the protein MIEFTFWDILRNLLLATRWTILLSLVSFIGGGVVGLGLLFLRISKRKAFRTVAKYYIELFQGTPLLMQLFIAFFGLGLFGIDVPAWLAAGLALTLWSAAFLAEIWRGCVEAVARGQWEASASLGMGRLQQMRYVILPQALRVAIPPTVGFSVQIVKGTALTSIIGFVELSKAGTVVTNATFQPFTVYGLVALIYFALCWPLSKSSQILERKLNVAHRNH
- a CDS encoding YjfK family protein; this encodes MIGWFGRDKNERPLPKELGPLSAAIGGALDIDFLSLEAEALAGQPAMPLPRSGPFIIAAYGEVSLDAATVLSRYYDEDHRMIQVMSTSGQPGDVDDISFYQPWDSVVPAGQGEWNRWTGPDGLIGQPSYDADGILYSRFWGEGPERTPLAEFVEKVDDGEAQRSIHQTCMLYYRPLGSTREMLLINVERDLDLGQSQAGSSVEFLIGYGLAPADVRRV
- a CDS encoding YjfI family protein, with the protein product MEDFLETWNLTTLTRLFAADPDALGDVDVAVPEQGDVICVTLKEKGDLDVFVAVSGERDILVSAVLVPCKDVSNREAFERMVLKTHKFVPLSSFGITTIDGEEWYELFGSLSARSPAETVVEEVAILAANAVDAAHMIEEWKSGEIAA
- a CDS encoding PspA/IM30 family protein, with protein sequence MSTWGKIFTAIRGGINEAAEAAADSQSMRILDQEIRDAEQSLRSARSDLAGIMASNKSVMRRLEENRAKETKDTDSARAAISAGRTDLAQGLAQRIARTRAEVQRDQEELDRLLPRQQQMLRTIQETEARIAQMKREVENVKANESLLRAQSAIAHSQSGINTRLGSAVESLERIKKRQEVTAGRIEAGAELAALENGSDLDRQLREAGIGSSSHSADDILAQLMAPKHSVEPILLPAPTGNKD
- a CDS encoding GntR family transcriptional regulator → MQDSHTSESTQKTIEETIVSGILSAKIRPGTRLSENQLATLFSVSRTRVREAMMRLETRGIVHVSPRRGWFVVEPSAEEAIAVYEARRVIESGLLRSMRVLTGEGREALDAHLNKEKSAMAAGDRQHLIYLMGDFHIRIAELSGNAIIVDILRDLTARTILISMLYQSEFHAAQSHDGHCRIFEAMQAGDFVRAAELSIEHLDEVEMGLDLTTRPDPLSELRSSLSLPPKAVSSGPTVRPKKPQLQRSN